The DNA sequence GTCGAATACAGCCCGATCTCGTACCGCACGCTGGTACGACCGAGTTTCGCGACTCTCAGCCCTGCGCTGACGACCTCCGGGAACGACAGCGATCTGTGGAACTCGCAGCGCGTCTCGATCGCCAAGCCGATGACTTCGCCGCTGCCAGGGTCCAGGCCGCCCTCGCGAATGAGGTACTCGTTGATGACCGTGTCGAAGAACGAGTAGTACTGCACGTTGTTCACGTGCCCATAGATGTCGTTATCCATCCAACGGGTGGGAATCTGCAGCCAATGGCGGTAGGAGTCTCGGCCACTGTCAACGGCGTCAGTCATCCATCATCACCACCTGGCGCAGTGCCTGCCCTTGCTCGAGGCGATCGAGGGCAACGTTGATGTCGGCAAGCGCAAACTGCTCACCCAATATTCGGTCAACTGGTAGCCGACCCGCCCGCCACAACTTCAGGTAGCGCGGAACGTCGCGCGTCGGCACCGACGATCCCAGGTATGAGCCTCGCAGAGTTCGTTCCTCGGCCACGAGCGTCGTCGGAGCGATAGGC is a window from the Candidatus Nanopelagicales bacterium genome containing:
- a CDS encoding acyl-CoA thioesterase; translated protein: MTDAVDSGRDSYRHWLQIPTRWMDNDIYGHVNNVQYYSFFDTVINEYLIREGGLDPGSGEVIGLAIETRCEFHRSLSFPEVVSAGLRVAKLGRTSVRYEIGLYSTADPRPAATGHFVHVFVDRQRRRPTDIPGQMRSCLERLT